In the genome of Olsenella profusa DSM 13989, one region contains:
- a CDS encoding helix-turn-helix transcriptional regulator yields MCAHRRGRRRGTDVTAELLALLSALDGKGSVIDAEGIVRRLGCTREHARELLESLLALRDSDGIGLPLLVDDQEGRADSLDMAFGGGVRGYALTLTPLETQAIIAALRTMGVGEEGLLARLERARRPSQTSTHELLALLGRELASSSTLAICAEAIAEMRELSFAYHKPQGEPELRHVWPEELRPQDGLWYLDAYDIDRAGTRMFRLDRMSEAQVGRHIYRSAPEGDDVTTSMTVTLHFAPGAPLRELDWPRLEIRAVEEASGVVTATIPYFGGDWLVRHLAACGDTVTIDDQQLARRVRAYAATRRQAMGR; encoded by the coding sequence GTGTGCGCCCATAGACGGGGCAGGAGAAGGGGGACGGACGTCACCGCCGAACTGCTCGCCCTTCTCTCGGCACTCGATGGGAAGGGGAGCGTCATCGATGCGGAGGGCATCGTGAGGCGCCTGGGCTGCACGCGCGAGCATGCCCGGGAGCTGCTCGAGAGTCTTCTTGCCCTGAGGGATTCGGACGGGATCGGGCTTCCCCTGCTGGTGGATGACCAGGAGGGAAGGGCCGACTCCTTGGACATGGCCTTTGGTGGTGGCGTACGGGGATATGCGCTCACGCTGACCCCCCTGGAGACACAGGCGATCATCGCCGCGCTGAGGACGATGGGCGTTGGGGAGGAGGGCCTCCTTGCCCGTCTTGAGCGGGCAAGGAGGCCCTCGCAGACGTCCACGCACGAGCTCCTTGCGCTGCTCGGTAGGGAGCTCGCCTCATCCAGCACCCTTGCCATCTGTGCCGAGGCAATCGCCGAGATGCGCGAGCTCTCGTTTGCCTACCACAAGCCCCAAGGGGAGCCTGAGCTTCGACACGTGTGGCCCGAGGAGCTTCGCCCGCAGGACGGCCTTTGGTACCTTGACGCCTATGACATCGACCGTGCCGGGACACGCATGTTCCGCCTCGACCGCATGAGCGAGGCACAGGTAGGGAGGCACATCTACAGATCGGCCCCCGAAGGCGACGACGTCACCACATCGATGACGGTCACGCTGCATTTTGCCCCCGGCGCACCACTGCGGGAGCTCGATTGGCCTCGGCTCGAGATTCGTGCCGTAGAGGAAGCCTCGGGCGTCGTGACGGCAACCATACCCTACTTTGGGGGCGATTGGCTCGTGAGGCACCTTGCCGCCTGCGGCGACACCGTGACCATCGATGACCAGCAGCTTGCTCGGCGGGTACGGGCCTATGCCGCGACGCGGAGGCAGGCTATGGGCCGCTAG
- a CDS encoding M28 family peptidase, with protein sequence MASTRNYLNYLNDQVDIAPANSQEELDAAHLVKELMDEHGLDTTLQEFDMPVAGDLAHSIVYLLLFVGIVLGGVLGSAAGAIGRVIVLVGIVLLALRFGGYDILANLGPKARSQNVIGVHRASGPLVVKGNRPIVIVAHYDTPNEGLLWRRTLVRYLPALKRSAFWCVFMVATCCLFQVMGFLPAPARHVFWIIGIVASLPLLAIGVNDVYERFAPCTEGANDNKAAVAAMLGVLDKIRPGTDETQRWAQAHPHAAIASPTVRDDTGGEEGQASSTEDGNAAPPEAGTETEGDATHVYSPGTIQIDADWVDGRKVSHEGAEGLPTMFGKVREGATGMLRRIREATTHEGIDDEAPDASKPDDATKGEGAPAILTPLEEIEPAVAETMDETAPAPEEAAAPEEMPGPEDEQAEPEVPEHEEPTESEEPTSSEAPMVSASEPIGTAEPEPPAEGGPTQVSAPSIPPIHKLDLTASQSVRRGAAFIERLNILPKDCEIVYDLPPVPDLDLSTLPEIPEIPDFSVKDFLEPEPEQEEPQPEEGVGVEEPAHHTGYAPSFLDNGYTRRAAEERAGEGRPYVPEVQEGYGDDGLSGEPHAHAQARRERTHELLESVPVPEYEALEDEGEHAPSIGQRIRAFFAGLDRRQPQDDEPLDDADIAVPELLEDDGAPDDATEREGAGSSEDAPSGGGSVSDTAAMDAPHEDLGTIGDLDTSGLHVQDDEPSGPAERTSRPEGVEDPNWGKAEYAPQVSSTARRAVLFDLPDPAQAPSDPLAASEGAEGEDLDSTEPTPRARERKLRNDTRPSHDADHPSHWKGGATTRSDLRVVERNAADEPDQEREREAVLGMGDDELIAHDVWFVATGASELNHAGMREFLAEYRKQARGAFIVNLECIGAGDLTLLTSEGASVPRRADRRMVRLLSTIASDLHISLAKRRHDWAETDAYSALQSSMRAMTVMGMSEAGTPANAHSADDTAANVDAAQVVDVTELVAELIRRS encoded by the coding sequence ATGGCATCGACGCGCAACTATCTCAACTACCTCAATGACCAGGTTGACATCGCACCTGCCAACAGCCAGGAGGAGCTTGACGCCGCCCACCTGGTGAAGGAGCTGATGGACGAGCACGGACTTGACACCACGCTTCAGGAATTTGACATGCCCGTGGCGGGGGACCTTGCGCACAGCATCGTCTATCTCCTGCTGTTCGTGGGCATCGTCCTCGGTGGCGTGCTGGGCTCGGCCGCGGGCGCCATCGGCAGGGTCATCGTGCTCGTGGGCATCGTCCTGCTTGCCCTGCGCTTTGGTGGCTATGACATCCTAGCCAATCTGGGACCCAAGGCACGCAGCCAGAACGTCATCGGTGTGCATCGCGCCTCGGGACCCCTGGTGGTCAAGGGCAACCGACCGATCGTGATCGTCGCCCACTACGACACACCCAACGAGGGCCTGCTGTGGCGGCGGACGCTCGTCCGCTATCTGCCCGCGCTCAAGCGCTCTGCCTTCTGGTGCGTGTTCATGGTTGCGACGTGCTGTCTCTTCCAGGTGATGGGCTTCCTTCCCGCACCGGCGCGCCACGTGTTCTGGATCATTGGCATCGTGGCGTCCCTGCCGCTTCTGGCCATTGGCGTCAATGACGTGTACGAGCGCTTTGCGCCCTGTACGGAGGGTGCCAACGACAACAAGGCCGCCGTTGCTGCCATGCTCGGGGTCCTGGACAAGATTCGCCCCGGCACCGACGAGACACAACGATGGGCGCAGGCACATCCCCATGCGGCCATTGCCTCACCCACTGTGCGGGATGATACGGGGGGCGAGGAGGGCCAAGCTTCCTCGACCGAGGATGGGAACGCCGCCCCACCTGAAGCAGGCACCGAGACGGAGGGGGATGCGACTCACGTCTACTCGCCCGGCACCATCCAGATTGATGCCGACTGGGTGGATGGGCGCAAGGTGTCGCACGAGGGCGCGGAAGGCCTACCCACCATGTTTGGAAAGGTGCGCGAGGGTGCGACGGGCATGCTTAGGCGCATTCGCGAGGCAACGACCCATGAGGGGATCGATGACGAGGCTCCCGACGCGTCCAAGCCGGATGACGCGACGAAGGGCGAGGGGGCGCCTGCCATCCTGACGCCTCTTGAGGAGATCGAGCCTGCGGTCGCGGAGACCATGGACGAGACAGCACCAGCGCCCGAGGAGGCCGCTGCGCCCGAGGAGATGCCCGGGCCCGAAGACGAGCAGGCCGAGCCCGAGGTGCCCGAGCACGAAGAGCCCACGGAATCCGAAGAGCCCACGTCCTCCGAGGCTCCCATGGTGAGCGCGTCCGAGCCCATCGGCACCGCCGAGCCAGAGCCACCGGCAGAGGGTGGGCCCACGCAGGTCTCAGCGCCATCCATCCCCCCCATCCATAAGCTTGACCTCACCGCGTCCCAGTCGGTGCGACGTGGTGCGGCGTTCATCGAGCGCCTCAACATCCTTCCCAAGGATTGCGAGATCGTCTACGACCTGCCGCCCGTTCCTGACCTTGATCTTTCGACATTGCCGGAGATCCCCGAAATTCCTGACTTCTCCGTAAAGGACTTCCTTGAGCCCGAGCCGGAGCAGGAGGAGCCGCAGCCGGAAGAGGGCGTGGGGGTCGAGGAGCCGGCGCACCATACCGGCTATGCACCATCCTTCCTGGACAACGGGTACACGCGCCGCGCCGCCGAGGAGCGTGCGGGCGAAGGACGCCCCTATGTGCCTGAGGTGCAGGAGGGATATGGGGACGATGGCCTGTCCGGGGAGCCACATGCACACGCCCAGGCCCGCCGGGAGAGAACCCATGAGCTTCTCGAGAGCGTCCCTGTTCCCGAATATGAGGCGCTTGAGGACGAGGGGGAGCATGCGCCGAGCATAGGCCAGCGGATCCGCGCGTTCTTCGCGGGGCTCGATCGGCGTCAGCCCCAGGACGACGAACCTCTTGATGACGCTGACATCGCCGTGCCCGAGCTGCTGGAGGATGATGGGGCACCCGACGACGCCACCGAGCGGGAGGGTGCGGGCTCGTCCGAGGACGCACCCTCCGGAGGGGGCTCCGTCTCGGACACTGCCGCGATGGACGCTCCGCACGAGGACCTTGGCACCATCGGCGACCTTGATACCAGTGGTCTTCATGTTCAGGACGACGAACCGTCCGGTCCCGCCGAGCGCACATCGCGCCCCGAGGGCGTCGAGGACCCCAACTGGGGCAAGGCCGAGTATGCGCCCCAGGTCTCCTCGACCGCCCGTCGTGCCGTGCTCTTTGACCTCCCCGATCCCGCCCAGGCCCCAAGCGATCCGCTTGCGGCGTCCGAGGGAGCCGAGGGGGAGGATCTTGACTCTACGGAGCCGACCCCGCGAGCTCGAGAGAGGAAGCTGAGGAACGACACGCGCCCCAGTCACGACGCCGATCATCCCAGCCACTGGAAGGGTGGTGCGACGACCCGTTCCGACCTTCGTGTGGTCGAGCGGAACGCCGCCGACGAGCCCGATCAGGAACGCGAGCGCGAGGCCGTGCTTGGCATGGGTGATGACGAGCTGATCGCACATGACGTGTGGTTTGTGGCAACGGGTGCCTCCGAGCTCAACCATGCCGGCATGAGGGAGTTCCTGGCCGAGTACCGCAAGCAGGCGCGCGGTGCCTTCATCGTCAACCTGGAATGCATCGGTGCCGGCGACCTGACGCTGCTCACCTCCGAAGGCGCGTCGGTGCCTCGTCGTGCCGACCGTCGCATGGTGCGCCTGCTGAGCACCATTGCGTCCGACCTGCACATAAGCCTGGCCAAGAGGCGTCATGACTGGGCTGAGACGGACGCGTACAGCGCCCTCCAGTCGTCCATGCGCGCGATGACCGTCATGGGCATGAGCGAGGCCGGCACCCCTGCCAACGCTCATTCCGCCGACGATACCGCCGCCAACGTCGATGCGGCGCAGGTGGTGGACGTCACCGAGCTGGTGGCCGAACTGATCCGTCGCTCATAG
- a CDS encoding DNA cytosine methyltransferase has translation MVDDLPEITAISFFSGALGLDIGLEEAGVPILLHAENDTKCRMTIDTNSPEAALLGDVNSLGVEQVRTYARIPSGREVDVMVGGPPCQSFSTAGARRAFDDARGNVFLRFLELAEEIQPRYLVIENVRGLLSTAYPLKPGGNPVHGGALRLILNRLKSMGYGVSFNLYNSANFGSPQMRERIIVVGKRDGTIAPWLTPTNSSDPIWSLPQWRTFREAASSIDGEQHFTQFPDKRLRYFKMLSEGQYWKDLPKNAQALAMGKAYRLSGGKTGFYRRIWWDKPCPTLVTSPTMPATDLCHPTENRPLSIEEYRAVQEFPKNWIVRGGLTDVYRQLGNAVPIALGKAVGQTILNDMIGIDTSIPYRDFPYSRYKRTSNITWKMP, from the coding sequence ATGGTTGACGACTTACCTGAGATAACTGCTATTTCCTTCTTCTCGGGAGCATTGGGGCTAGATATCGGCCTTGAAGAGGCGGGGGTACCAATCCTGCTACATGCTGAGAATGACACGAAATGCCGTATGACAATTGATACCAATTCCCCCGAGGCGGCTCTGCTGGGGGACGTGAACAGCCTTGGTGTTGAACAGGTTCGTACCTATGCTCGAATACCAAGCGGAAGAGAAGTTGATGTTATGGTAGGAGGGCCACCTTGTCAGTCTTTTTCGACGGCAGGTGCTCGAAGAGCGTTCGATGATGCAAGAGGAAACGTATTTCTGCGCTTTCTCGAACTTGCAGAGGAGATTCAGCCCCGATATCTCGTAATTGAGAACGTGCGAGGCTTACTCTCAACAGCTTATCCACTTAAGCCCGGCGGCAACCCTGTACATGGAGGCGCGCTTCGACTTATCCTCAATCGGCTTAAGTCAATGGGTTATGGCGTGAGCTTTAATCTGTATAATTCTGCAAATTTTGGTTCCCCTCAAATGCGTGAAAGGATCATCGTCGTCGGAAAACGTGATGGAACTATTGCGCCTTGGCTAACACCTACAAACTCATCTGATCCGATATGGTCTCTCCCCCAATGGAGGACATTTCGTGAGGCCGCATCTTCCATCGATGGTGAACAGCACTTTACTCAGTTTCCCGACAAGAGGTTGCGTTATTTTAAGATGCTCTCTGAAGGTCAATATTGGAAAGATTTGCCAAAAAACGCACAGGCTTTAGCAATGGGTAAAGCGTACCGACTCTCTGGGGGAAAAACTGGCTTCTATCGTCGCATATGGTGGGACAAGCCATGTCCCACTCTAGTAACGAGCCCCACCATGCCTGCAACCGACTTGTGTCACCCTACCGAGAATCGTCCTCTTTCTATCGAGGAGTACCGAGCGGTACAGGAATTTCCAAAAAACTGGATTGTTCGCGGTGGATTAACTGACGTGTATCGCCAACTTGGAAATGCAGTACCGATTGCTCTAGGGAAAGCGGTTGGTCAGACAATTTTAAACGATATGATTGGAATTGACACTTCAATCCCCTATCGCGATTTTCCTTACTCACGATACAAACGTACGAGCAATATCACTTGGAAGATGCCGTAG
- a CDS encoding helix-turn-helix transcriptional regulator → MTASGDAGTSKTYLTAQRLAGLVLGFSNSRTPLSSTMLHEAYYPDTRSKSFQRAFERDRQRLETMGFVVCEVGRNANGVSLWQVDRSQSLVEGVALSERDALVVDVVCRSLASDEEFPYATELGSALRKIDRYFAEDAVAYPAVRVHNETARTLVSCLSRRQTVRAVYTDAGGMTTTRDLELLGSFTLRDHAYFVARTRQRPNHRPRTYRLDRFTQVQGIGSPAAYDIPMDFDARDWCLLPFQLGATCAEATFRLPEAPDPSLAARLSSKGTFLSDGRWQTNVADIQCAARWAIATGLVPTAPQGLVTAYDHVLEEASRVRP, encoded by the coding sequence ATGACAGCATCTGGTGACGCAGGCACCTCCAAGACGTACCTCACGGCCCAACGGCTCGCAGGTCTCGTGCTGGGGTTCTCCAACAGCAGGACTCCCCTCTCCTCCACAATGCTGCACGAAGCCTACTATCCGGACACGCGGTCGAAGAGCTTTCAGAGGGCCTTTGAGCGAGACCGCCAGAGGCTTGAGACGATGGGCTTCGTTGTGTGCGAGGTGGGCAGGAATGCGAACGGCGTGTCCCTTTGGCAGGTCGACCGCAGCCAAAGCCTGGTGGAGGGGGTCGCCCTCTCCGAACGGGACGCGCTCGTCGTGGACGTGGTGTGCCGTTCTCTCGCAAGCGATGAAGAGTTTCCCTATGCGACCGAGCTTGGGAGTGCGCTGCGCAAGATCGATCGCTACTTTGCCGAGGATGCCGTGGCATATCCCGCCGTTCGCGTACACAACGAGACGGCACGGACGCTGGTCTCCTGCCTCTCGAGACGTCAGACGGTGCGTGCGGTCTACACGGACGCCGGGGGGATGACCACTACGCGCGACCTCGAGCTGTTGGGAAGCTTCACCCTGCGCGACCATGCCTATTTCGTGGCCCGCACACGGCAGCGGCCCAACCACAGACCCCGTACCTATCGCCTCGACCGCTTCACGCAGGTACAGGGAATCGGAAGTCCGGCGGCATACGACATTCCCATGGACTTTGACGCACGGGACTGGTGCCTGCTGCCCTTCCAGCTGGGTGCCACCTGTGCGGAGGCAACGTTCCGACTTCCCGAGGCCCCCGATCCCAGCCTCGCCGCGCGACTCTCGTCCAAAGGGACGTTCCTTTCGGACGGCAGGTGGCAGACGAACGTGGCAGACATCCAGTGTGCGGCGCGGTGGGCCATCGCCACCGGTCTCGTGCCCACGGCGCCACAGGGGCTTGTGACCGCGTATGACCATGTGCTCGAGGAGGCGTCCCGTGTGCGCCCATAG
- a CDS encoding argininosuccinate synthase — MSESTREKVVLAYSGGLDTSVIVKWLQVEKGMDVIAICGNVGQDEKDLTWIKQKALDMGAIASEAVDMREEYAEAIISKAIWANGKYEGIYPLLSALSRPIISKHLVDIAHQYGAKHVAHGCTGKGNDQVRFDASIHALDPTLNIIAPVREWDLTTRDSEMAWAEAHGVPVPTTHKKPYSIDDNLWGRAIECGVLEDTWNEPPSDIWTMTKNPEDCPADPETVIIGFEGGLPVSIDGERMPLLDCIIKANEIAGRNGFGRIDMIEDRVVGIKSRECYECPAALLLIQAHQSLETLCLDAETLKQKAKLDVEWASTVYRGLWFSQNREAIDAYNAYTQKYVTGEVRIKLCKGGLFVDGLHSDYSLYDYNLATYDEGDSFDHSASKGFITIHGLQSKTWSRIQGPGSGLQGA, encoded by the coding sequence ATGTCAGAAAGCACCAGGGAGAAGGTCGTCCTCGCATATTCCGGCGGTCTGGACACGTCTGTCATCGTGAAGTGGCTGCAGGTCGAGAAGGGCATGGACGTCATTGCCATCTGCGGCAACGTTGGTCAGGACGAGAAGGACCTCACCTGGATCAAGCAGAAGGCCCTCGACATGGGTGCTATTGCCTCCGAGGCCGTGGACATGCGCGAGGAGTACGCCGAGGCCATCATCTCCAAGGCCATCTGGGCAAACGGCAAGTACGAGGGCATCTACCCACTGCTCTCCGCACTTTCTCGCCCCATCATCTCGAAGCACCTCGTGGACATCGCGCACCAGTATGGCGCCAAGCACGTTGCCCATGGCTGCACCGGTAAGGGCAACGACCAGGTGCGTTTCGATGCCTCCATCCACGCCCTCGACCCCACGCTGAACATCATCGCGCCCGTGCGCGAGTGGGATCTCACCACGCGCGACTCCGAGATGGCATGGGCCGAAGCCCACGGCGTGCCCGTGCCCACCACCCACAAGAAGCCCTACTCCATCGATGACAACCTGTGGGGTCGCGCAATCGAGTGTGGCGTGCTCGAGGATACCTGGAACGAGCCGCCTTCGGACATCTGGACGATGACCAAGAACCCCGAGGATTGCCCCGCCGACCCCGAGACCGTCATCATCGGCTTTGAGGGCGGCCTGCCCGTCTCGATTGATGGCGAGAGGATGCCGCTTCTCGACTGCATCATCAAGGCCAACGAGATTGCCGGGCGCAACGGCTTCGGCCGCATCGACATGATCGAGGATCGTGTTGTGGGCATCAAGAGCCGGGAGTGCTACGAGTGTCCCGCCGCGCTCCTTCTCATCCAGGCCCATCAGTCGCTCGAGACCCTGTGCCTCGACGCCGAGACCCTGAAGCAGAAGGCCAAGCTCGACGTGGAGTGGGCATCCACCGTGTATCGCGGCCTCTGGTTCTCGCAGAATCGTGAGGCCATCGACGCGTACAACGCCTACACGCAGAAGTACGTCACCGGCGAGGTTCGCATCAAGCTCTGCAAGGGTGGCCTCTTCGTGGATGGCCTGCACAGCGACTACAGCCTCTACGACTACAACCTGGCCACCTATGACGAGGGTGACAGCTTCGACCACTCAGCCTCCAAGGGCTTCATCACCATCCACGGCCTGCAGTCCAAGACCTGGTCTCGCATCCAGGGTCCCGGCTCGGGCCTGCAGGGGGCATAG
- the argH gene encoding argininosuccinate lyase: MALWGGRFEQGVDEFTQEFGASLEADKVMMQQDIRASRAHAKMLAAQGIISPEDQAAIDAGLADIADQMAAGGFAYDVNDEDIHMAVESKLTAAIGTPGARLHTGRSRNDQVATDLRLYAKDLCRELLEGNLGLRRVLLGVAKDNLDVVMPGYTHLQHAQPVLFSHHMLAYFWMFTRDFTRLFAALRAADANPLGSAALAGTTYPLDRQLTTELLGFDHAIPNSMDAVSDRDYLLDLEYACGVSMMHLSRLCEEIVLWSSTEFGFVTLSDAYSTGSSIMPQKKNPDFAELARGKTGRVYGDLMALLTTMKGLPLAYNKDLQECKEGPTDAARTLHDCMAIVAGMLKTMTVHANAMLAQAGRGFTAATDVADYLTKRGMPFREAHEVVGKLVLYCEKHHKDLEDLTADEFRAASPLFDDDITHDLDPAGIANARDTYGGTGHDAVVEQLDEASSVLERDGQPMG; this comes from the coding sequence ATGGCACTGTGGGGCGGCAGGTTCGAGCAGGGCGTGGACGAGTTCACGCAGGAGTTTGGCGCCTCGCTCGAGGCCGACAAGGTCATGATGCAGCAGGACATCCGCGCCTCTCGTGCCCACGCGAAGATGCTGGCCGCGCAGGGCATCATCTCGCCCGAGGATCAGGCGGCCATCGATGCGGGCCTTGCGGACATAGCAGATCAGATGGCTGCCGGCGGCTTTGCCTACGACGTGAACGACGAGGACATCCACATGGCCGTGGAGTCCAAGCTCACGGCAGCCATCGGCACGCCCGGCGCGCGCCTGCACACGGGACGCTCGCGCAACGACCAGGTTGCCACGGACCTGCGCCTGTATGCGAAGGACCTCTGTCGAGAGCTGCTCGAGGGCAACCTGGGACTGCGGCGGGTGCTGCTGGGCGTCGCCAAGGACAACCTGGACGTGGTCATGCCGGGCTACACGCACCTGCAGCATGCGCAACCCGTGCTGTTCTCCCACCACATGCTGGCGTACTTCTGGATGTTCACACGGGACTTCACGCGGCTTTTCGCCGCCCTGCGCGCGGCCGATGCCAACCCCCTGGGCTCGGCGGCGCTTGCCGGCACCACCTACCCGCTCGACCGACAGCTCACCACGGAGCTCCTCGGGTTCGATCACGCCATCCCCAACTCCATGGACGCGGTGAGCGACCGTGACTACCTGCTCGACCTCGAGTACGCCTGCGGCGTGTCCATGATGCACCTCTCGCGCCTCTGCGAGGAGATCGTGCTGTGGAGCAGCACGGAGTTTGGCTTCGTCACGCTCTCGGACGCCTACTCCACCGGCTCGAGCATCATGCCACAGAAGAAGAACCCCGACTTTGCCGAGCTCGCGCGCGGCAAGACGGGACGCGTGTACGGCGACCTCATGGCGCTTCTGACCACGATGAAGGGCCTGCCGCTTGCCTACAACAAGGACCTGCAGGAATGCAAGGAGGGCCCCACAGATGCGGCTCGGACCCTGCACGACTGCATGGCGATCGTGGCGGGCATGCTCAAGACCATGACCGTGCATGCCAACGCGATGCTCGCCCAGGCGGGCCGTGGCTTCACCGCGGCCACCGACGTGGCCGACTACCTGACAAAGAGGGGCATGCCCTTCCGTGAGGCGCATGAGGTGGTGGGCAAGCTCGTGCTGTACTGTGAGAAGCATCACAAGGATCTGGAGGATCTCACGGCCGATGAGTTCCGCGCGGCGAGCCCCCTCTTCGATGACGACATCACTCATGACCTCGATCCTGCAGGCATCGCCAACGCGCGCGACACCTACGGCGGCACCGGCCACGATGCGGTGGTCGAACAGCTGGACGAGGCCTCGTCGGTGCTCGAGCGCGACGGTCAGCCGATGGGGTAA
- a CDS encoding aminopeptidase has product MSDMTPDECLHALEGLQPEIEGYAELLVRKGAAVRPGQELVVFAPVEGADFARIVVAAAYGAGVGHVTVIWDDDALKRLEYENVDIEYFRSTPGWRREQLNSLAESGASFLFLEGSDPSALDGIDPAKPAAAMLARNRDCRSFREGMDFGHNAWCIAGVPVVAWARKVFEGQPDEEAVYHLWMAILNVARADGEDPQSAWETHNATFEKTKRFLNAQCFDRLRYVASNGTSLTVGLPQAHVWEGGAARTQDGTVFFPNIPTEEVFTSPDRMRADGIVHSALPLVHDGTIVDDFWLRFEHGSVVECEARRGKDVLEHILTTDENATRLGECALISKNTPIRRNGRLFFDTLYDENASCHLALGMGFPECVEGGFDMSPDELLVHGVNQSHMHVDFMIGTDDMDITGYTEGGEAVPVFVNGQWAWETD; this is encoded by the coding sequence ATGAGCGACATGACTCCGGACGAGTGCCTTCATGCCCTGGAGGGCCTGCAACCGGAAATTGAAGGGTATGCCGAGCTGCTGGTGCGCAAGGGGGCGGCCGTACGACCCGGGCAGGAGCTTGTCGTCTTTGCCCCGGTGGAAGGTGCGGACTTCGCGCGCATCGTCGTCGCGGCGGCCTACGGGGCCGGTGTGGGACATGTGACGGTCATCTGGGACGATGATGCCCTCAAGCGGCTTGAGTACGAGAACGTGGACATCGAGTACTTCAGGAGCACGCCAGGCTGGAGGCGCGAACAGCTCAACTCGCTCGCCGAGTCGGGTGCGTCCTTTCTCTTTCTGGAGGGGAGCGACCCATCGGCCCTCGATGGGATAGACCCTGCCAAGCCAGCCGCCGCCATGCTCGCTCGCAACCGTGACTGCCGATCGTTTCGTGAGGGCATGGACTTCGGACATAACGCCTGGTGCATTGCAGGCGTACCCGTGGTCGCCTGGGCGCGCAAGGTCTTCGAGGGACAACCCGACGAGGAGGCCGTCTACCACCTCTGGATGGCCATCCTCAACGTCGCACGCGCAGATGGCGAGGACCCCCAGAGCGCCTGGGAGACGCACAACGCCACGTTCGAGAAGACGAAGCGCTTCCTCAACGCCCAGTGCTTCGACCGCCTGCGGTACGTCGCCTCGAACGGGACCAGCCTGACGGTTGGGCTCCCCCAGGCGCACGTCTGGGAGGGCGGCGCTGCCCGCACGCAGGACGGAACGGTGTTCTTTCCCAACATCCCCACCGAGGAGGTGTTCACATCACCCGATCGCATGCGGGCCGACGGCATCGTGCACTCCGCGCTGCCCCTCGTCCACGACGGCACCATCGTGGACGACTTCTGGCTGAGGTTCGAGCACGGCAGCGTCGTGGAATGTGAGGCACGGCGTGGCAAGGACGTCCTGGAGCACATCCTCACGACTGACGAGAACGCCACCCGCCTGGGCGAGTGCGCCCTCATCTCAAAGAACACGCCCATCCGCCGCAACGGCAGACTGTTCTTTGACACGCTCTACGACGAGAACGCCAGCTGCCATCTGGCCTTGGGCATGGGCTTTCCCGAGTGTGTGGAGGGCGGCTTTGACATGAGCCCGGACGAGCTGCTCGTGCACGGCGTCAATCAGTCGCATATGCACGTCGACTTCATGATCGGTACCGATGACATGGACATCACGGGCTACACCGAAGGCGGTGAGGCGGTTCCCGTCTTCGTCAACGGTCAGTGGGCCTGGGAGACGGACTAG